The following coding sequences lie in one Numida meleagris isolate 19003 breed g44 Domestic line chromosome Z, NumMel1.0, whole genome shotgun sequence genomic window:
- the LOC110389291 gene encoding uncharacterized family 31 glucosidase KIAA1161-like: MYTFLPENFTPVKQKPSKELRPMLGAVTLGLILFIAAVVAWCYYTVSLRKAERLKTELMDLRADGFVIRNQHGEVVFRLAFRSGSLDLESCSKEGEILSCTRSDRGPLNFFIQTVKPKDTVMCYRVRWEELAAGPAVEHTMFWEDAHWYGGSEMSTQHWPIRLAGYQEPVPYVTSDVYSFRDSFGGILERYWLSSKAAAIKINDSVPFHLGFNATERSLFFQARYKDSPYKPPPGQQPFPELSYRVCVGSDVTSIHKYMVRRYFNKPSKIPAENAFRYPIWSTWALYKNDIDQDKLLRFAEKIKKYRFNCSHIEIDDMYTQAYGDFDFDPVKFPNVTEMFAKLREDGFKVTLWTHPFINYNSSNFGVGIERQLFIKEPSGRLPAMVEWWNGIGAILDFTNPAARDWFQSHLRQLRHKYGISSFKFDAGETSYLPKQFSTFRPLSDPSIWSRRYTEMAIPFYELAEVRVGYQSQNISCFFRIIDRDSVWGYELGLKSLIPTVLTISMLGYPFVFADMIGGNFLPNKTDGAVEIPDRELYIRWLELSAFMPSMQFSIPPWLYDKEVVEIAQKFTELHESLVAPLLLELAGEVTDTGDPIIRPIWWISPRDEATHRIDSQFLIGDTLMVAPVLEMGKQERDVYLPAGKWRSYKGELFEKTPVLLTDYPVDLDEVAYFLWVS; encoded by the coding sequence ATGTACACTTTCCTGCCTGAAAACTTCACACCGGTGAAGCAGAAGCCATCCAAGGAGTTGAGGCCCATGCTGGGGGCCGTCACGCTGGGCCTCATCCTGTTCATTGCCGCGGTGGTGGCCTGGTGCTACTACACAGTGTCCCTGCGGAAGGCAGAGCGGCTCAAGACGGAGCTGATGGACCTGCGGGCGGATGGCTTCGTCATCAGGAACCAGCACGGGGAGGTGGTGTTCCGGCTGGCGTTCCGCTCGGGGAGCCTGGACTTGGAGTCGTGCTCCAAGGAGGGCGAGATCCTGAGCTGCACGCGGTCGGACCGGGGGCCGCTCAACTTCTTCATCCAGACGGTGAAGCCCAAGGACACGGTGATGTGCTACCGCGTGCGCTGGGAGGAGCTGGCGGCCGGCCCGGCGGTGGAGCACACCATGTTCTGGGAGGACGCCCACTGGTACGGGGGCTCGGAGATGAGCACCCAGCACTGGCCCATCCGCCTGGCCGGCTACCAGGAGCCCGTGCCCTACGTCACCAGCGACGTCTACTCTTTCCGCGACAGCTTTGGGGGCATCCTGGAGCGCTACTGGCTCTCCTCCAAGGCGGCGGCCATCAAGATCAACGACTCGGTGCCCTTCCACCTGGGCTTCAACGCCACCGAGCGCTCCCTCTTCTTCCAGGCCCGCTACAAGGACTCGCCCTACAAGCCCCCGCCGGGGCAGCAGCCCTTCCCCGAGCTGAGCTACCGCGTGTGCGTGGGCTCCGACGTCACCTCCATCCACAAGTACATGGTGCGCAGGTACTTCAACAAGCCCTCCAAGATCCCTGCAGAGAACGCCTTCCGCTACCCCATCTGGTCCACGTGGGCCCTCTACAAGAACGATATCGATCAGGATAAACTCTTGCGATTTGCtgaaaagattaagaaataCCGTTTTAACTGCAGCCACATTGAAATTGATGACATGTACACACAGGCCTATGGCGACTTTGACTTTGACCCTGTCAAGTTCCCCAATGTAACTGAGATGTTTGCGAAACTGAGGGAGGATGGGTTTAAGGTCACTCTGTGGACACACCCCTTCATAAACTATAATTCCTCAAATTTTGGGGTGGGGATAGAGCGCCAGCTCTTCATCAAGGAGCCCTCGGGGCGTCTGCCGGCCATGGTGGAGTGGTGGAATGGCATTGGGGCCATCCTGGACTTTACCAACCCAGCAGCCCGGGACTGGTTCCAGAGCCACCTGCGCCAGCTCCGTCACAAGtatggcatctcttccttcaaATTTGATGCAGGAGAGACCAGCTACCTGCCCAAGCAGTTCAGCACCTTCCGGCCGCTCTCTGACCCCAGCATCTGGTCCCGGCGCTACACTGAGATGGCCATCCCCTTCTATGAGCTGGCCGAAGTACGGGTGGGCTACCAGTCACAGAACATCTCCTGCTTCTTCCGCATCATTGACCGTGACTCTGTGTGGGGCTATGAGCTTGGCCTCAAGTCCCTCATCCCTACAGTGCTCACCATCAGCATGCTGGGCTATCCCTTTGTTTTTGCTGATATGATTGGAGGAAACTTCCTCCCCAACAAGACGGATGGAGCAGTTGAGATCCCGGACCGGGAGCTGTACATCCGATGGCTGGAGCTGTCAGCCTTCATGCCCTCCATGCAGTTTTCCATCCCACCCTGGCTTTATGacaaggaggtggtggagatCGCGCAGAAGTTCACGGAGCTCCACGAGTCACTGGTGGCcccgctgctgctggagctggctggggaGGTGACCGACACGGGTGACCCCATCATCCGGCCCATCTGGTGGATCTCGCCCCGCGACGAGGCCACGCACCGAATCGACTCGCAGTTCCTCATTGGGGACACCCTGATGGTGGCTCCCGTGCTGGAGATGGGCAAGCAGGAGCGCGACGTCTACCTGCCGGCGGGCAAGTGGCGCAGCTACAAGGGGGAGCTCTTTGAGAAGACGCCGGTGCTGCTCACGGACTATCCCGTCGACCTGGACGAGGTCGCCTATTTCCTCTGGGTTTCCTAA
- the CZH9orf24 gene encoding spermatid-specific manchette-related protein 1 isoform X2, with product MFLFAQKHKTPVSTYTDAFRPPCTMKKTIFEKAPLQLWKENKFVTQGLTMPQEQNTSHRGQPEKLIKAVMQEYLYRNATDPTAYWPEKYWLTKPEEKYCPVFVNEDKYITWRTGPYNSAAWNKYSTYLPLPPKEMRMETFLQSIPVPYPPKPACLNQYEREVVGDMLRRLSQLSPPSLQPVYTMSGRRPFQGYFSPCSGRHYCLRGMDYYVDGDPAIRRHLHTLAERTEHPMLQLQPYSDVLCNYTSPPAIIPIYEP from the exons ATGTTCCTCTTTGCCCAAAAGCACAAGACGCCTGTCAGCACCTACACCGACGCTTTCCGGCCGCCATGCACCATGAAAAAGACGATCTTTGAGAAGGCTCCATTGCagctgtggaaagaaaacaaatttgtgaCCCAG GGATTAACAATGCCCCAGGAGCAAAATACGTCGCACCGAGGTCAGCCTGAGAAGCTGATTAAGGCTGTGATGCAGGAGTATTTGTACCGGAATGCCACTGACCCCACCGCTTACTGGCCTGAGAAGTACTGGCTGACCAAACCTGAAG AGAAATACTGCCCAGTTTTTGTCAATGAGGACAAATACATCACCTGGAGAACAGGTCCCTACAACAGCGCAGCCTGGAACAAGTACAGCACCTACCTCCCCCTGCCACCCAAG GAGATGAGAATGGAGACCTTTCTTCAAAGCATACCTGTGCCATACCCTCCAAAACCCGCCTGCCTCAACCAATATG agagggaggtggttggTGACATGCTGCGCAGGCTGTCGCAGCTCTCACCAccatccctgcagcctgtgTACACTATGTCGGGGAGGAGACCCTTCCAGGGCTATTTCAGCCCATGCTCTGGTCGCCACTACTGCCTGCGAGGGATGGACTACTATGTCGATGGGGACCCTGCCATCAGAAGGCATCTCCACACACTAGCAGAACGGACT GAGCATCCCATGTTGCAATTACAGCCCTACAGCGATGTTCTGTGCAACTACACATCACCCCCGGCCATCATACCCATATATGAGCCCTAG
- the CZH9orf24 gene encoding spermatid-specific manchette-related protein 1 isoform X1, with product MFLFAQKHKTPVSTYTDAFRPPCTMKKTIFEKAPLQLWKENKFVTQGLTMPQEQNTSHRGQPEKLIKAVMQEYLYRNATDPTAYWPEKYWLTKPEEKYCPVFVNEDKYITWRTGPYNSAAWNKYSTYLPLPPKEMRMETFLQSIPVPYPPKPACLNQYEREVVGDMLRRLSQLSPPSLQPVYTMSGRRPFQGYFSPCSGRHYCLRGMDYYVDGDPAIRRHLHTLAERTVRSIPCCNYSPTAMFCATTHHPRPSYPYMSPRWDSSHFKKLGGVQRGNYTIHPEFASETYNAPAW from the exons ATGTTCCTCTTTGCCCAAAAGCACAAGACGCCTGTCAGCACCTACACCGACGCTTTCCGGCCGCCATGCACCATGAAAAAGACGATCTTTGAGAAGGCTCCATTGCagctgtggaaagaaaacaaatttgtgaCCCAG GGATTAACAATGCCCCAGGAGCAAAATACGTCGCACCGAGGTCAGCCTGAGAAGCTGATTAAGGCTGTGATGCAGGAGTATTTGTACCGGAATGCCACTGACCCCACCGCTTACTGGCCTGAGAAGTACTGGCTGACCAAACCTGAAG AGAAATACTGCCCAGTTTTTGTCAATGAGGACAAATACATCACCTGGAGAACAGGTCCCTACAACAGCGCAGCCTGGAACAAGTACAGCACCTACCTCCCCCTGCCACCCAAG GAGATGAGAATGGAGACCTTTCTTCAAAGCATACCTGTGCCATACCCTCCAAAACCCGCCTGCCTCAACCAATATG agagggaggtggttggTGACATGCTGCGCAGGCTGTCGCAGCTCTCACCAccatccctgcagcctgtgTACACTATGTCGGGGAGGAGACCCTTCCAGGGCTATTTCAGCCCATGCTCTGGTCGCCACTACTGCCTGCGAGGGATGGACTACTATGTCGATGGGGACCCTGCCATCAGAAGGCATCTCCACACACTAGCAGAACGGACTGTAAG GAGCATCCCATGTTGCAATTACAGCCCTACAGCGATGTTCTGTGCAACTACACATCACCCCCGGCCATCATACCCATATATGAGCCCTAG GTGGGACTCCAGCCACTTCAAGAAGCTGGGGGGAGTCCAGAGAGGCAACTACACCATCCACCCTGAGTTCGCCTCAGAGACGTACAATGCACCGGCATGGTAG